Genomic DNA from Geitlerinema sp. PCC 9228:
TTGGTGACATCTTTTTTTGCCCAGCGCAAGCTTTTAAAATCAGCCACCATTACTTCATGAGGTGTATATTCAGAAGCATGCAGGGAAGTAGAGGTCGCCTCAATTTGCACCTTGTAGGTATGACCGTGCAAGCGACCGCAGGGACCGTCGTAATCTTTAATGTAATGAGCGCTGTCAAATGTAAATTCGGTTACGAGTTTCCATTTGGGCATAGGATATCCTTTCCATTCGATCGGGAGGGAAGCCAAAAAAAATCCCTTTCGATTGTATTGTATCGAAGGGAAAACGGACCACTAGGCTGGCTGCTTAATTTGCGGGAATAGGGGAGCTTCGCGAAGTTCCCCTACTGGCGAATCCATTGGCTAGCCACCCAATTTCCACTGTCGAGCTGTGTCCAATTGCCAGTACGCACTCCATTGGAACGAGCGGTGGCATTTGGGGACAAGCTGCCGACAATCGGATAGTTTATACCAGGACCTGAACGTACGTTCAGGCGAGTGCCATTGGTATTGACTTGGATGGTGTTGTCAGGGGTGGTGGGGTAGGTGTTGCTGGCAGTGGTCCAACGAGCGGCAATCCATCCACCGTTCGACAGGGCAATCCAGCCGTTTTGTTCTTGCCCGGAAACCACGGTACCGTTGGCTAGGGTATTGATAACCGGGGCGTTGAGGCTGGGACGGTTACGGACGTTGAGGGGACTGCCGTTGGTGTTGACGCGCCAATTCCTGGTGGCTGGGGTGTTGGTGGTGTCTGGCTGTTGGTTGACGGCGGTGACCCAACGTTGGGATACCCAATTGCCGTTTGCGAGTTGCTGCCAGTTGCCCCTGCGGTTGTTGGTGCCTTCTATGACGCTGCCTTGGGATAAGGTGCCAACAACTGAATATTCGGTGCCAGGACCGGAACGAACGTTGAGGGGACGGCTTTTGGTGGTGACTTGCAGGTTGGTGGTTTGGTTGGTGTTGGATGGTGGGGTTTGGTTGATGGCGTAGGGACTGTTAGCGTCATTGGCGTTGGCTAGGCCCATGACAGCTGCGGTTTCCGGTCCTACCCGACCGTCGGCTAGCAGTTGGTTGTCTTGTTGGAAATCTCTGACGGCAGCGCGGGTTTGCGGTCCGAACATGCCATCTATTTCGCCGGCTTGGTAGCCGTTTTCGATGAGGGTGGATTGGATGTTTTGCACGGGTTCTCCCGTGTCGCCGCTGCGGACGATGGCAAGGCTGGAGGTGGGGATATGCGCGATCGCTACGGCTACAAGCAGTGCTGTACAATGAAGCCAGCCGGAACTGGGTAACAGCTGTGGGAGGCACCGCAGGTATGGGGCGGTTGCGGGATGGTTGTCCTCGTAGGCGCAGTAGGAATGGGTTAAGGCAAATGCGAGTGTATCCATAATCAAACTGTTTTATCGACAAGTTGGATGGCCGATCCTGTGGGCTCGTTTTCCTTGATTTGGGAATCGTATCTACTTAGAGCTAGCACTGGCAAACAAGGCCCTATGCATAAGAAATTTTTCTGCTTATCTGCTGCAATTCTCGCAACGACGTAGGAAAAACCTTGAGAAGAATGTAACTTTTTATCAAAATTTGGGAGCTTGTCACCCATGCCGACTAGCTATCTTTCTTGAAAGACCAATTTGAGTTAACCTTGATTTTACTGGTATTGAACAAGAGGAGGTCTGAGATTTTAAAAATGAGTCCGAACCGCGATCGCGTTTTGCCCAAACCAGCAAGCATCCTAACCATTGTGGCGGTTTTGGGATTGGTATCGGCTTGTACGAACGAAGCCCCTTCCCAACAAGCAACCGCTGCCAATTGTGCCAATCCAGTCGCCTACGACCCCAACCGAGATTACTTTCCCGAAAAGATCGAGTTACAATATGCCGATGGTTTTCAAGTTGAATACCACCAACATTACAAAGTGGTCACGGTAAAACAACCTTGGGCTGATGCCGATCGCAGCTTTCAATATGTTTTGGTACAATGCGGTACTCCCATTCCTGCAGGATACGAACAAGCACAAGTCATTTCCGTACCTGCCGAAACTGTCGTTGCCCTTTCCACCACCCATTTGCCCCACTTAAAAAAGCTCGGCGTTCTCGATCGCTTGCTGGCGGTCAGCAATTTCCGGCATGTTAACACCCCAGAAGTGCGCCAAAAAATTGATGCGGGCACTATCAAAGAAGTAGGTCGCAACGCTCAAGTGGATGTGGAACAGTTGCTCACCCTCGATCCAGATTTGGTCATGACTTTTAGCTTGGGTGACCCACAAATGGATAGCCACAACCAACTTATGAAAGCCGGTCTCCCTGTCGTTCTCAATGCCGAATACCTCAGCAATTCCCCCCTTGCCAGAGCGGAGTGGTTAAAATTCACTGCCTTATTTTTCAACCGAGAAAAAATTGCCAATCGGACCTTTTCTAGCATTGCCCGCGAGTACAAACAGCTAGCCGCCGTTGCCAAGGAAAGCGACCAAAAACCGCAAGTACTGGTGGGTCACAGTTGGAAAGGGACTTGGCACGTTCCTGGGGGCAACAGCTACATGGCTCAGTATTTGCAAGATGCCGGTGCCAGCTATCCCTGGTCCGATACGGATGCCACCAGCAGCATTCCACTAGAGCTAGAAACGGTTTACGAACGGGCTGTAGATGCTAATATTTGGCTCAATGGGGCTCAAAGTTGGTTTTCTACCGAAGATGTTCTGGCAGATGACGAACGCTACGCGCAGTTTCAAGCGTTTCAAAACGGACGCGTTTATGTCAACAATGCCCGTTTGAACGAATACGGCGGCAATGATTATTGGGAAAGTGGCATTTCCAATCCCGATGTGGTCCTGGCGGATTTGATCAAAATCTTACATCCAGAACTTCTACCGGAGCACGAGCTGGTGTACTATCAGAAAATTGAGTTGCAATCGCCATAGAAAGGTTCGTCCAATTGACTGTTACCATCGCTCAGCTTACCGATACCCATTTGCTTCCCCAGCGCGATCGCTTTTTGCGGGGAATTGCCCCCTGGTACTCCCTGCAAGCGGTTCTGCAACCAGCTGCAGCCACTCAACCCGATTTATTGCTGCTCACAGGCGATTTGGCCGATAGCGGCGAGGCGGCAGCCTACCAGCATTTGCGGGATTTGCTGGTCCCGCACCACATTCCCGTAGCTTGGGTAGGTGGCAATCACGACGATTTGCAAGTGGCAACTGAGGTGTTGTCTTCGCCGCCGATTCGTGCCGAAAAAGCTATTTCCCTGGGGAGTTGGCGGCTGTTGCTGGTCAACTCCATCTTACCGACAGCGGAATGGGGAGAAGGATATATTTTTGCAGGGGAGCTGGCTTGGTTGCAACGGGAATTGCAAACCCATCCCCACCAGCCTACTGCGGTTGCAGTGCACCACCATCCTCTCCCCATGGGCATCGATTGGTTGGACCGGATTGCCCTGCAAAATGCCCATGAGTTTCTCACCCTTTTAGCGAACCATCCACAAGTGCGTTGGGTAACTTGCGGTCACGTGCATATGAGCAGCGATTGTTCTTACCAAGATTTTCATTGCTATACCACCCCTTCTACATTTATGCAAGTGTTTGACGAAACCAAACATACCGACCCAGAAAGTCAAATGCCGGGATTCCGCCTGTTTTCCTTGTATAGCGACGGTGGGTACGCCACGGAAATACATCGGGTCGAATTGCCCGCAGAAGCAGAATTTGCCCCCACTACCCCATGAAACTGGTGCGGCGTTTTCGGTTGGTTTCGCGCTGGTCTATTCCGATTTTGCTGCTGGTGTTGCTGGTGGCTATGGGGTGGAATTTGACCATTGGTTCGGCAGATATCCCTCCAGCAGCGATCGCGCGGATTTTGCTCGGCCAAGATACCGAATCGGCCAGCTGGCAAACCATTGTGTTCCAATTTCGCCTTCCCGAAACCCTTACCGCCACCCTAGCCGGTGCTTCTCTAGCGGTGAGTGGCTTGCAAATGCAGACCTTGTTTCGCAATCCCCTAGCCGGTCCGTTTGTGTTGGGTATCAACGCCGGTGCCAGTTTGGGGGTGGCGTTGGTGGTGTTGCTTGCTGGTCGTACCGCCAGTCAGTGGGGATGGCTGGGGAATTTGGGTTCCGTGGTTGCTGCCAGTGTGGGGGCGTCGCTGGTGTTGAGTTTGGCGATCGCGGTGGCGCAGTGGATTCGCAGCAGTACCACCTTGTTGCTGTTGGGATTGATGTTTGGGTACATCACCAACGCAGCGGTCACCATTTTGCTGCATTTCAGTCCCACCGAACAGGTACAAGCTTATCTCACTTGGACCTTTGGGAGTTTTGGTGGTGTTAGTTGGCTGCAAATGCGCGTCTTCTTGCCGGTGGTTTTGGTGAGTTTGTTGGGGGCACACTTGCTGTCGAAAATTTTAAATTTGTTGCTGTTGGGAGAGCAGCGCGCCCAGGGGTTGGGGGTTTCGGTGAAGGTCGCCCGTTTTTGGGTGGTGGCCAATGCTTCTTTGCTGGCTGGGGTGACAACAGCCTTTTGCGGTCCCATTGCTTTTTTGGGAATTGCCGTTCCTCACCTCAGTCGGGCGTGGCTGCAAACCTTGGACCGGCGGGTGTTGCTCCCGGCAACGGCTCTGTTGGGAGGGATTTTGGCGCTGGTGGCCAGTGCGATCGCCTCTCTACCAGGAAGCCAGACAATTTTACCCCTCAACTCGGTAACGGCTCTTATCGGTGCGCCAGTGGTGGTTTGGACTATTATCAGCCAGCGCCGCGGCAAGGGCGAGTTTTAATTTGGCTGGGAATCAGAACCCGAAGAGGTTTTGGGGGAGGAAGGGGTGCAACCCGTTGTGCCCCTACTGTTGGGATCGTGGTGGTTGTCTGACTGCTTTTGGGAGGCGTCGTGGTAGGTTTGCACGCGATCGCGTCCGGCGTTTTTAGCCTCGTACAACGCCCAATCTGCTTGCTGGATGAGGGATTCGGCGGTCGATTCCAATTTGGGAATGATGGTGGCGACGCCGATGCTAACAGTTAGGCGTTGGTCGATGGGGGATTTAACATGCTCGATTTGCAAATGCCGCACTTCCGAACGAACGCGTTCCGCTACCACCACGGCCCCTTCAGCGTCTGTATGGGGCAATAGAACCCCAAACTCTTCACCGCCGTAACGTGCCACCAAATCCGCAGGACGTTGAACTGCTTTGTTAATGGCTTGGGCGACTTTTTGCAAGCAGGTATCGCCGGTGGGATGGCCGTAGGTATCGTTGTAGGCTTTGAATCGGTCGATATCAATTAAAATGAGCGATAGAGGGGCTTTTTCCCGCACCAGCCGCCACAGTTCCTGATTGATGCGCTCGTCGAAGCTGCGGCGGTTGAACACTTGGGTTAGAGAATCGATGGATGCCAGCCGGTGTAGTTCCTGGTTGGCGTCTTCTAATTGTTGGTAGAGGGTGGCTTGTTGAATTGCGATCGCCAGTTGGTCGGCAATCGATTGCAGCAGTTCCCGGTCTTCGGTACGCCACAGCCAGCGGTTGACGTGGGTGCAAATTAAATAGCCCACCGGTTCCCCCTGAGTGCGTACGGGAACAGTCATGTACCGGGAATTGTCCAAAGGCAGCGACATGGGTTGGTCGTAGTCCGGCGGCGACTGGCTGGAGGGCAACTCGGAAGCGTTTTGCCATTGGGAGTTGCTAACGCTAACGCCATCGGCGGGGCTGACCAAAGGTAAATTAATGGACAGGCGGGTTTGGTGGACCACCGCTTCTCCTTGGTCCAGTTTTTCCGAAAAGGCAGATAGGGGTTGAAAAGAAAAACGCCCCACCTGCGATCGCAAGTCGGGTTGTTTGTATTCCCATTTAATATCCAAAACCTGGGCAATGGGGTCGTACCAACCAAAAGCTGCCCGTTCCAACCCTAGCAACTTGCCCACTTCTTCTACGGTGGTAGGCAAAATTTCTTCCAGTTCTAAAGAAGCGCGAATCTTGCCGGTGAGGCGGTTTAACAATGCTTCCTGCTGGGCGCGTCCGGAAAAACTTTCTAGCAACGACCACTGGCTTTGGGCAACGATGGCGGTCAATCCCAGCAAAACGCTCATCACTGTCGCCAGCAAATTGAGCGGTTCTAGTTGGGTTTGCATGTGCTGTTTGGGAACCACCAAAACCACCGACCAGCTGCGGTTGTCGATGGACCAGCGGCTAACGTAAACCGCATCGCTGCCCAAAGCCATGGGGATGGTTTCCTCGATCGCTGATTGCTTGGCAATTTTGTCGGAAATTTGCAGCAGTTCGGGGGTAGGCTTGCGGACGACATTGGAGGGAAGGGTGGGGTTGGGTTCGTTGGTGGCTGCGGAGGTGGCTACTTTGGTGGCGTAGCGGGAGTAAATCAGGGGTTGCCCGGTGCTATCGATGGCTAGGGAATAGCTGCCGTTGCCGTAGTGGAGAGTGCTGACGATGTAGGCAATTTCGTTGAGGGATACTTCACCCACTAAAACTCCCATTGGTTGTCTGCTGGATTGATTTGGTGAGTTCGGCCATACGGGAACCGCGAGGCTGGCAGTGACGGAATAGCGATCGCGGTTGAAGTGGGGTTTGCCCATCGCTAGCTTTCCAGCCATGGCTTTTTGGAAATAATCGCGATCGCGCAGTTGGTCTAAGTTGATTTCTCCGTTGGTGGTATAGGAGCGATCGTTGGCAGCAATAAACGCAAGGGAATAAAAATTCTTCAAGCGAGTCGTTTCATCTTGTAAGTACGGTTGAATTTTCCCGATGTCCATGGTGCGTAAGGTAGGAGAATTCGCGATCGCTTCCAATTGGACTTGGTGAGCGGCAAACCAGTCATTGATTTGCGTTACTCCCTGCTTTACCTGCAAGCGCGTATTTTCCTTAAAATTATGCAAAAAAAGTCCCCGCACCATGCGATAGCTGGTAAAAGCAACAGCACTCACACCGAGAACCGTCGCTCCCATGGCGAGCAACACGGCAATACGACGGGGATGCAACCCTTTATAAAAACGTAGCAATGGCATTACGTATGCTGAATACCAAGTTTCCCCAGAAACAGGTGACATATTGTTAACAATTTCCCGGTCGTTAATAGCTTCTTTCATCCCTGCTGGGAACGAAGCAGGGCTTTCAAGCTCCCGTCTTTTCTCGGAAGAACCAAAATAGCATGGCTTGCTTCCACGCGGCGATGGGGCGTTTCCCCTCATACAATCCCATCGAAACCACCCCATCAACCTAAATAAAGCCAAGATACCACAAAATAAAAAACATAGACCCTAGAAGTTCAATAGAAAAATCATGAGCCATACCACCTCAATGTAGCCAATTTTGGTTGTTCGTGTCATCCGTACTATCGCAGAAGAGGAAAGCGAAAAAGAAAGAGAAGAAAAGGTAATACCATTTCTAAAAAACAACGATTGCCTAAAATTTCTTAAGTTCCCTACTAGGGGCGCTTCGCAAAGCCCTCATACAAAAACACTACGACGATCTCTTGAAAAATTTTAGGGAAATGCTCTTCGGTGATATCTGAACGAAATTTCTCCACTCGGAGGTGCCTTTCCGTCCCTCATACGCCCACGCCCAAAAAATAGCGTTACACTGGAAAAAGTTGGCTTGTTTCTAGGAGTAGATATCAAATGGCCGCTCAATTCAAACACGTTATGCTTATGGTTCCCGATGTGGAAGCCGCAGCTAAATTTTATAGCGAAGGATTGGGGCTGGAAGTCAAAACCACCAGCTCGGCATGGGCGGAATTAGATGCCGATGGGACCACAATCGCCTTGCATGCCGCGCGGGAACAATCTCAACCAAGCAATTCTCCTATTCTCAGTTTCCGCGTCGATGATATTTATGCGGCCATCCAAACCTTAGAATCCCAAGGTGCCTATGTAGAGGGAGATGTACGGGAACCTTCTTTTGGGAAAGTGGCTGCCGTACGTACCCCAGATGGGCATTTGGTGAGCCTCCTACAACCAGCTGCGGTAAGTGCTTCTTCTTAGTGGAGCGATCGGTTTTGATTCCTCCATTCATTCCATCAATTTTACGCTCAAATTTTTATTAAAACCGCCCTATTTGTCGCATGTAGGGCGGTTTTTTTTGGTTGCTGGAAATATCCCTCATATTTGTAGGGGCGCAACGCACGATTCCCCCTGCTAGGGCAATTGGAAAATCCCATACCATCGTTGTTTCTCAGAAATAGTATAATAAAATTTTTTTAAAATAATTTTTAAACTAAAACTTCTATGTTGCCCGCCCTTACCAAGGATAAGTTAGTTGGCGGGGCCAATGCATGTAACTAATTTTTTGACATACTTGGGATTGCAAATATCGCAATTTATCGAGTATCCTTTTACCAAATCTTGAAGGGATTTTAACTTCTTAAAGGAAGAAGAAATAAACAATCAAATAACTATAGATTTGGATGTGGATTCCACGAGGATTTTGCTTATCAATCGGTCCAACTTTAGATGCATTTTTTAAAATTTCTATAATAATGCAATTTGCCATCTTTGCCGGTAAATTTCTCTGATTTCTTCATTTGTTACTTCCTCGATTGGTAGGTTGGTTGCTAAACGAAATTCTGTCCTCGTTTCTACATTGTTGCGATCCCCTAATAAAAAATGGCTGTCTCCTAGAATTTCTAAAGTTAAGTTTTTGTTTGTTGTTAAAACAAAATACCGATCTTTTTTGTTGTAATTGACGAATTCTTTCTTTAGATGCAAAACCTCGATCCATCATACCGACGCTGTTTTCAGGCGTTTGGTCAATCGTGGCTTGTCCATACTTATTATCATGTCCTTGTCCAAAACGACTCTCAATTCCCTCTACGGAGTTAAACCAGTCATTCTGTCCGGCAAAAAGTTTCACTTGGTGGTACCATTGACACCACATTCGTTTGGTCGTTAACGCGATCGCTGTAGAGTCTAAAGGAAATAAACTCCGAGCTTTTTTTGCCCCTTTTCGTTTCTTTAAGGACTGAATCCGTTCCTGTAAAAGCTTCTCAAAGATTGATGGGTCACGGAAGTAGGGGCGAACGCGTTGTGCCCCTACCTACTTGAAAACCTCGTCTGTTCAGCCGCAAAAATTAAATCCCTCATACTTGCCAAACTCTTATCTAAAACCCAGCCCAGCCAACAAGATAAAAACAAATGAGTATCTAGAACTGAGTAGTCGTTTTTCGGTAGAGGGTTCAGGAATTCCTTAATAATTTCGGGAAAGTTTGTTACTATAGCGTTAATACTAATTTAACTTCTTTATTCTCTCCAACCTATCAAAAGCTGGGAGTTCTTTCTAGGGGATATTCTTAACATGCAACATTTCTGGTCCGAATTTATGGTGTTTTTTATAAATGTCACCATATTTTAGTGTTATTTTGCCAGAGAGAATGGCTCGGATAAAAAGCTTAATGGTTGATTTTTTTTACCAATTATTAGACACGATCGCGAGATTTTTGAGAGATGCTTATTTTGTACGTTTGAAGTAGAAACTTATTTTTCTACTTCGCCTAAAGTGTATCCCAAAATACCAAATCTACAAAAGAAAAATGTCAATGGGCGATCGCATCGATTGCCCTGCAAAGAGAAGAAAGAAAATCTACCAATGGTCGTTATCCTGGTGAAGCAAAAGATAATTTGGTATTTCTTTTGACCAGAAGAAACCTTTTGAAAATGAATTTCGCTTTTTGTAAAACCTGAGTAAAATATTGTTTATTTTTTTTAAGCTATCCGTTAGAAACCATCATTCCATTTTAGCAACAACCTTCTCCGGAGGAGCGCAACCCCAGTAGCGATCGCGACCAGCGGGGGGTAAAGAAAAGCTAAAAACTCCCCCACACAGGGACAAAATATTTGATAATACAATAAAGCGAGAAAAAATTTCCCTATTTTCCCCAACATGCCAGCCGCATGCCCCCATTTCCAACTATCTATGCTCGTCGCTTTTCCGGTTCGCACAAAAACAACACCAATCTTGTTTTAATAACCAGCTCGCATTCACCATTTTTTCTCTGTTTCGCATTCAGTTACAATCCTTATGGAATCTGTTCAAAATTCCCAAAAAAACACCCAAGCCAATCGCAACAGTCATGCTGCCCATCCCAGCGGTGACAAGCGCTTCAAAATCCTCGATGTCACCATCAAGCGCAACCACCACCGCCAAGATGCTCTCATTGAAGTCCTCCACAAAGCCCAAGAAGTCTTCGGCTGTTTGGAAACCGACGTCCTGCTCTATGTTGCCCGGGAACTCAAACTTCCCGCCAGCCAAGTATACGGCGTAGCCACCTTCTACCACCTGTTCACCCTCAAACCCAGCGGTACCCATACCTGCGTTGTTTGTAGCGGTACTGCCTGCCACGTCAAGGGCGGCGGTGACATCATCAAAGCCCTAGAAAAACATCTAGGCATCGAAATTGGCGAAACCACCGCAGACGGAGAAATTTCCTTGATGACCGCCCGTTGCTTAGGAGCTTGTGGCATTGCGCCGGCAGTAGTCTTTGACGGCAAAGTCGCCGGCAAACAAACCCCCGAATCGGTGCTAGAACGCATCGACCAATGGCGTCAATCGAAACCAAGCAGCGAATAGGCTACCCCAACCGTCAGGAGTCCAACTTATGGAACTATCGGAACTATTAGAAATCGGCCAACAAGAACGCACGCGTCAAAAACCCATCCGGGTTCACTGCTGTACCTCCACCGGCTGTCAAGCTGCCAACTCCCTAGGCGTCAAGAAAAAACTGGAAACCGCCGTTAACCGGAACGGATTGAGCGATCGCGTGGAAGTCGTCGGCGTCGGTTGCATGGGATGCTGCGGTCGCGGACCCCTAGTGCAAATCGATCCAGAAAACCTGGTCTACGAAGAAGTCACCCCCGAACAGGCACCCAGCATCATCAGCGGTCTCAAAGACAGTAGCGTCGTCGAAGCACAACCAGGAGATCCGGAACATCCCTTCTTCACCAAACAATTCAAAATCGTCCGGGAAACCAGCGGCAAAATCGATCCAGAACGCATCGAAGACTATATCGCCGCCGGTGGCTACCAAGGATTACACCGAGCCATCGGTGAATTTACCCCCAGCGAAATCGTCAACGAAGTATCCAAAAGTGGCTTGCGCGGTCGCGGCGGTGCTGGATTTCCCACCGGATTGAAATGGGCCACCGTTGCCAAAGCCCCAGGCGATCGCAAATTCGTCATCTGCAACGCCGACGAAGGCGATCCCGGTGCCTTCATGGACCGTTCTGTCTTAGAAAGCGATCCCCACCGGGTCTTAGAAGGGATGGCCATTGCCGCCTACGCCGTGGGGGCCAGCGAAGGCTTTATTTACGTCCGTGCCGAATATCCCCTTGCCATCGAACGCCTGCAAAAAGCCATCAAACAAGCCAAAAAATACGGCATTCTGGGCACCCACATCTTCGAATCCCAATTCGACTTCAAAATCAACATTCGCATCGGTGCTGGTGCCTTCGTGTGCGGCGAAGAAACCGCCCTCATGCACTCCATCGAAGGCAAACGGGGCAACCCCACCCCCAGACCCCCCTATCCCGCCCAATCCGGTTTATGGGGGTACTCCACCCTCATCAACAACGTAGAAACCTTCTGCAACATCCCCGCCATCGTTACCAACGGCGGCGATTGGTATGCCAGCATTGGCACCGAAGACAGCAAAGGCACCAAAGTCTTCGCCCTCACCGGCAAAATCCGCAACAACGGTCTCATTGAAGTGCCCATGGGCATCACCCTGCGGGAAATCGTCGAAGAAATGGGCGGCGGCGTTCCCGGTGGCGAAGTCAAAGCCGTACAAACCGGTGGTCCTTCCGGTGGTTGCATCCCCGCTTCCCTACTCGATACCCCCGTCAGCTACGACTCCCTCGCCCAAGTCGGATCCATCATGGGGTCTGGCGGCATGGTGGTCATGGACAACCAAACCAGCATGTTGGAAGTGGCGAAATTCTACATGGAATTCTGCCGCAGCGAATCCTGCGGCAAGTGCATTCCCTGCCGTTCCGGTACCGTGCAAATGTACCACCTACTCAACAAAATTTCCGACGGGGAAGCCACCGAAGCCGATTTGGAAAAATTGGAACAACTATGCGAGATGGTGAAACACACCAGCCTGTGCGGGTTGGGTCAAACAGCCCCCAATCCCGTCATTAGTACCCTGCGCTATTTCCGCCACGAATATTCAGAACTGTTGCAACCAGAAACCATTAACGTCTGAAACCTACCGAGGAATCCTTTATGCCTGTTACCACGCTTACCATTGACGGTACGCCCGTTGCAGTGGAAACCGGATCGACCATTTTAGAAGCTGCCCAAGAAGCCGGCGTTCGCATCCCCACCCTGTGCCACTTAGATGGCGTTTCCGATGTGGGGGCCTGTCGCCTGTGCTTGGTAGAAATTACCGGCACTCGCAAATTGCTGCCCGCCTGCGTTACCGAAGTGGCGGAGGAAATGGAGGTACATACCAACACCGAAAAATTACAAGAATACCGCCGCATGGTAGTGGAAATGCTCTTTTCTGAAGGCAACCACGTGTGTGCGGTGTGCGTTTCCAACGGCCATTGCGAACTGCAAAATATGGCGGTGGAGTTGGGAATGGACCACAGCCGCTTTTCCTACCG
This window encodes:
- a CDS encoding peptidoglycan-binding protein produces the protein MDTLAFALTHSYCAYEDNHPATAPYLRCLPQLLPSSGWLHCTALLVAVAIAHIPTSSLAIVRSGDTGEPVQNIQSTLIENGYQAGEIDGMFGPQTRAAVRDFQQDNQLLADGRVGPETAAVMGLANANDANSPYAINQTPPSNTNQTTNLQVTTKSRPLNVRSGPGTEYSVVGTLSQGSVIEGTNNRRGNWQQLANGNWVSQRWVTAVNQQPDTTNTPATRNWRVNTNGSPLNVRNRPSLNAPVINTLANGTVVSGQEQNGWIALSNGGWIAARWTTASNTYPTTPDNTIQVNTNGTRLNVRSGPGINYPIVGSLSPNATARSNGVRTGNWTQLDSGNWVASQWIRQ
- a CDS encoding iron ABC transporter permease: MKLVRRFRLVSRWSIPILLLVLLVAMGWNLTIGSADIPPAAIARILLGQDTESASWQTIVFQFRLPETLTATLAGASLAVSGLQMQTLFRNPLAGPFVLGINAGASLGVALVVLLAGRTASQWGWLGNLGSVVAASVGASLVLSLAIAVAQWIRSSTTLLLLGLMFGYITNAAVTILLHFSPTEQVQAYLTWTFGSFGGVSWLQMRVFLPVVLVSLLGAHLLSKILNLLLLGEQRAQGLGVSVKVARFWVVANASLLAGVTTAFCGPIAFLGIAVPHLSRAWLQTLDRRVLLPATALLGGILALVASAIASLPGSQTILPLNSVTALIGAPVVVWTIISQRRGKGEF
- a CDS encoding ABC transporter substrate-binding protein: MSPNRDRVLPKPASILTIVAVLGLVSACTNEAPSQQATAANCANPVAYDPNRDYFPEKIELQYADGFQVEYHQHYKVVTVKQPWADADRSFQYVLVQCGTPIPAGYEQAQVISVPAETVVALSTTHLPHLKKLGVLDRLLAVSNFRHVNTPEVRQKIDAGTIKEVGRNAQVDVEQLLTLDPDLVMTFSLGDPQMDSHNQLMKAGLPVVLNAEYLSNSPLARAEWLKFTALFFNREKIANRTFSSIAREYKQLAAVAKESDQKPQVLVGHSWKGTWHVPGGNSYMAQYLQDAGASYPWSDTDATSSIPLELETVYERAVDANIWLNGAQSWFSTEDVLADDERYAQFQAFQNGRVYVNNARLNEYGGNDYWESGISNPDVVLADLIKILHPELLPEHELVYYQKIELQSP
- a CDS encoding transposase, which produces MWCQWYHQVKLFAGQNDWFNSVEGIESRFGQGHDNKYGQATIDQTPENSVGMMDRGFASKERIRQLQQKRSVFCFNNKQKLNFRNSRRQPFFIRGSQQCRNEDRISFSNQPTNRGSNK
- a CDS encoding metallophosphoesterase, which produces MTVTIAQLTDTHLLPQRDRFLRGIAPWYSLQAVLQPAAATQPDLLLLTGDLADSGEAAAYQHLRDLLVPHHIPVAWVGGNHDDLQVATEVLSSPPIRAEKAISLGSWRLLLVNSILPTAEWGEGYIFAGELAWLQRELQTHPHQPTAVAVHHHPLPMGIDWLDRIALQNAHEFLTLLANHPQVRWVTCGHVHMSSDCSYQDFHCYTTPSTFMQVFDETKHTDPESQMPGFRLFSLYSDGGYATEIHRVELPAEAEFAPTTP
- a CDS encoding diguanylate cyclase, coding for MKEAINDREIVNNMSPVSGETWYSAYVMPLLRFYKGLHPRRIAVLLAMGATVLGVSAVAFTSYRMVRGLFLHNFKENTRLQVKQGVTQINDWFAAHQVQLEAIANSPTLRTMDIGKIQPYLQDETTRLKNFYSLAFIAANDRSYTTNGEINLDQLRDRDYFQKAMAGKLAMGKPHFNRDRYSVTASLAVPVWPNSPNQSSRQPMGVLVGEVSLNEIAYIVSTLHYGNGSYSLAIDSTGQPLIYSRYATKVATSAATNEPNPTLPSNVVRKPTPELLQISDKIAKQSAIEETIPMALGSDAVYVSRWSIDNRSWSVVLVVPKQHMQTQLEPLNLLATVMSVLLGLTAIVAQSQWSLLESFSGRAQQEALLNRLTGKIRASLELEEILPTTVEEVGKLLGLERAAFGWYDPIAQVLDIKWEYKQPDLRSQVGRFSFQPLSAFSEKLDQGEAVVHQTRLSINLPLVSPADGVSVSNSQWQNASELPSSQSPPDYDQPMSLPLDNSRYMTVPVRTQGEPVGYLICTHVNRWLWRTEDRELLQSIADQLAIAIQQATLYQQLEDANQELHRLASIDSLTQVFNRRSFDERINQELWRLVREKAPLSLILIDIDRFKAYNDTYGHPTGDTCLQKVAQAINKAVQRPADLVARYGGEEFGVLLPHTDAEGAVVVAERVRSEVRHLQIEHVKSPIDQRLTVSIGVATIIPKLESTAESLIQQADWALYEAKNAGRDRVQTYHDASQKQSDNHHDPNSRGTTGCTPSSPKTSSGSDSQPN
- a CDS encoding VOC family protein, with the translated sequence MAAQFKHVMLMVPDVEAAAKFYSEGLGLEVKTTSSAWAELDADGTTIALHAAREQSQPSNSPILSFRVDDIYAAIQTLESQGAYVEGDVREPSFGKVAAVRTPDGHLVSLLQPAAVSASS
- a CDS encoding 6-carboxytetrahydropterin synthase — encoded protein: MPKWKLVTEFTFDSAHYIKDYDGPCGRLHGHTYKVQIEATSTSLHASEYTPHEVMVADFKSLRWAKKDVTKGGLDHGVLNDILPPEYETTAEMIAKYIYDETKQKVPEGVALKVRVSETPNSWVEYED
- the hoxE gene encoding bidirectional hydrogenase complex protein HoxE; protein product: MESVQNSQKNTQANRNSHAAHPSGDKRFKILDVTIKRNHHRQDALIEVLHKAQEVFGCLETDVLLYVARELKLPASQVYGVATFYHLFTLKPSGTHTCVVCSGTACHVKGGGDIIKALEKHLGIEIGETTADGEISLMTARCLGACGIAPAVVFDGKVAGKQTPESVLERIDQWRQSKPSSE